Proteins encoded together in one Catellatospora citrea window:
- a CDS encoding LCP family protein, with translation MARRSSSHAVRPSRSRYADDDLTEIIDPIDEAPLGKSAKQKSRGRSRAKRIALITALVVALLGGGGLLAGGLYLKSVDDSIERVDVFDEIPEADRPVKAEPKVKNFLMLGSDTRDPNATSGSRTDTIILAHFPADHSSAQLISIPRDTWVFIPKAKNGNGGREAKINAAFNWGGTSLLVQTIEKFTGIRIDNVVIVDFSGFEQIVDALGGVTITVEKGFTSNYSLLPSHVRVFKAGKQVMNGGQALDYARERHAFSDGDFTRIKHQQQVIKAVLDKATSGGIVSNPAKLTSFVNAMAGSVKVDKTMSLLDTAMELRGVSGSGLSFYTSPTAGFGMKGAESVLIPDMTKVGPFFEALRNDDLATVESLAKK, from the coding sequence ATGGCACGCCGGTCCTCCTCTCACGCTGTACGCCCTTCCCGTTCCCGCTACGCCGACGATGACCTCACCGAGATCATTGACCCGATCGACGAAGCACCGCTGGGTAAGTCGGCTAAGCAGAAGTCGCGTGGTCGTAGTCGCGCCAAGCGCATAGCCCTGATCACCGCCCTGGTGGTCGCGCTGCTCGGCGGGGGCGGCCTGCTCGCCGGCGGGCTCTATCTGAAGTCCGTCGACGACAGCATCGAGCGCGTCGACGTCTTCGACGAGATCCCCGAGGCAGACCGCCCTGTGAAGGCGGAACCCAAGGTCAAGAACTTCCTGATGCTCGGCAGCGACACCCGCGACCCCAACGCCACCAGCGGCTCGCGCACCGACACGATCATCCTGGCACACTTCCCCGCGGACCACTCCAGCGCGCAACTGATCTCGATCCCGCGCGACACCTGGGTCTTCATTCCCAAGGCCAAGAACGGCAACGGCGGCCGTGAGGCGAAGATCAACGCTGCGTTCAACTGGGGCGGCACCTCACTGCTGGTGCAGACCATCGAGAAGTTCACCGGCATCCGCATCGACAACGTCGTCATCGTCGACTTCTCCGGCTTCGAGCAGATCGTCGACGCCCTCGGCGGCGTCACCATCACCGTGGAGAAGGGCTTCACCTCCAACTACTCGCTGCTGCCCAGCCACGTCCGCGTGTTCAAGGCCGGCAAGCAGGTCATGAACGGCGGTCAGGCACTGGACTACGCGCGTGAGCGGCACGCCTTCTCCGACGGCGACTTCACCCGGATCAAGCACCAGCAGCAGGTGATCAAGGCGGTGCTGGACAAGGCGACCTCCGGCGGCATCGTCTCGAACCCCGCCAAGCTGACCTCATTCGTGAACGCGATGGCGGGATCCGTCAAGGTCGACAAAACCATGTCGCTGCTCGACACGGCGATGGAACTCCGGGGTGTGAGCGGCAGCGGGCTGTCGTTCTACACCAGCCCCACTGCCGGATTCGGCATGAAGGGGGCCGAAAGTGTCCTTATCCCAGATATGACCAAAGTCGGACCTTTCTTCGAGGCGCTTCGCAATGACGATCTTGCCACCGTGGAATCGCTGGCCAAGAAGTAA
- the gabT gene encoding 4-aminobutyrate--2-oxoglutarate transaminase: protein MILSASSDIHARRVDAVARGVGSVLSSYVDRASGGTLTDVDGREWIDFAAGIAVTNVGNSAPAVVAAVREQVERFTHTCFMVTPYESYVAVCEQLNELTPGDFAKRSALFNSGAEAVENAVKIARYATGRSAVIVFEHGYHGRTNLTMALTAKNMPYKHGFGPFAPEVYRAPMSYPLRDGLTGEQAAARAIDVITTQVGAQNVAAIVIEPIQGEGGFVVPAPGFLPALASWASANGALFVADEIQTGFCRTGDWFASEHEQVVPDLITTAKGIAGGLPLAAVTGRADVMDAVHAGGLGGTYGGNPIACAAALASIETMRELDLNGAARRIGAALTDRLTTLAGKYPQIAQVRGRGAMIAIELTRPGTLEPDPILTGAVNKACHAAGLLTLTCGTWGNVFRFLPPLVITDEELDRGLALLEQAFRTTA from the coding sequence ATGATCTTGAGTGCCTCCTCTGACATCCACGCCCGGCGCGTGGACGCGGTGGCCCGCGGCGTCGGCTCGGTGCTGTCCTCCTACGTCGATCGCGCCTCCGGCGGGACGCTGACCGACGTCGACGGGCGGGAGTGGATCGACTTCGCGGCCGGCATCGCGGTCACCAACGTGGGCAACAGCGCGCCCGCGGTGGTCGCGGCGGTGCGCGAGCAGGTCGAGCGGTTCACCCACACCTGCTTCATGGTCACCCCGTACGAGTCGTACGTGGCGGTGTGCGAGCAGCTCAACGAGCTGACGCCGGGTGACTTCGCGAAGCGCTCGGCGCTGTTCAACTCCGGCGCGGAGGCGGTGGAGAACGCGGTGAAGATCGCCCGGTACGCCACCGGGCGCTCCGCGGTGATCGTGTTCGAGCACGGCTACCACGGCCGGACGAACCTGACCATGGCGCTGACCGCGAAGAACATGCCGTACAAGCACGGGTTCGGGCCGTTCGCGCCGGAGGTCTACCGGGCGCCGATGTCCTACCCGCTGCGCGACGGCCTGACCGGCGAGCAGGCCGCCGCCCGCGCCATCGACGTGATCACCACGCAGGTCGGGGCACAGAACGTGGCCGCGATCGTGATCGAGCCGATCCAGGGCGAGGGCGGCTTCGTGGTGCCCGCGCCCGGCTTCCTGCCCGCGCTGGCATCCTGGGCGTCGGCCAACGGGGCGCTGTTCGTCGCCGACGAGATCCAGACCGGTTTCTGCCGCACCGGCGACTGGTTCGCCTCCGAGCACGAGCAGGTGGTGCCGGATCTGATCACCACGGCCAAGGGCATCGCGGGCGGCCTGCCGCTGGCCGCGGTCACCGGCCGGGCGGACGTGATGGACGCGGTGCACGCCGGCGGGCTCGGTGGCACGTACGGCGGCAACCCGATCGCCTGCGCGGCCGCGCTCGCGAGCATCGAGACCATGCGCGAGCTCGACCTGAACGGCGCGGCGCGGCGCATCGGCGCGGCGCTGACCGACCGGCTGACCACCCTGGCCGGCAAGTACCCGCAGATCGCTCAGGTCCGTGGCCGCGGCGCGATGATCGCGATCGAGCTGACGAGACCCGGCACGCTCGAACCGGATCCGATCCTCACCGGCGCGGTGAACAAGGCCTGCCACGCGGCCGGCCTGCTCACCCTGACCTGCGGCACCTGGGGCAACGTGTTCCGCTTCCTCCCGCCGCTGGTCATCACCGACGAGGAACTGGACCGCGGGCTGGCTCTGCTGGAACAGGCCTTCCGCACCACGGCCTGA
- a CDS encoding gamma-aminobutyraldehyde dehydrogenase, which translates to MTEKLANFINGKYVAPVDGGYADLIDPCTGEILAETPVSGKQDVEDAMAAAAAAFEIWRDTTPSERQKALLRIADAVEARADELVALESRNTGKPLHLTASEELPPAIDQLRFFAGAARLLEGRSAGEYMANMTSYVRREPIGVCAQVTPWNYPLLMAVWKFAPAIAAGNTVVLKPSDTTPMSTLLLAEIAAEFLPPGVLNVVCGDRDTGRALVAHPTPALVSITGSTRAGSEVAASAAPALKRTHLELGGKAPVMVFDDADIAAAAEGIAIAGFFNAGQDCTAATRVLVTEGAYDAFVEALTEQARNLKTGAPDDEDVLYGPLNNANQLAKVTGFIERLPAHARVTTGGERVGDRGWFFAPTVVADLVQGDEIVTDEVFGPVITVQKVADEAEALRHANDCRYGLASSVWTADHGRAMRLSKRLDFGCVWVNTHIPLVAEMPHGGFKQSGYGKDLSAYGLEDYTRVKHVMHNIGE; encoded by the coding sequence ATGACAGAGAAATTGGCCAACTTTATCAACGGCAAGTACGTAGCTCCGGTGGACGGCGGCTACGCCGATCTCATCGACCCGTGCACCGGGGAGATTCTCGCCGAGACGCCCGTCTCCGGGAAGCAGGACGTGGAGGACGCCATGGCCGCCGCGGCCGCCGCGTTCGAGATCTGGCGGGACACCACGCCCAGCGAGCGCCAGAAGGCCCTGCTGAGGATCGCGGACGCGGTCGAGGCCCGCGCCGACGAGCTGGTCGCCCTGGAGAGCCGCAACACCGGCAAGCCGCTGCACCTGACCGCGAGCGAGGAACTGCCGCCCGCGATCGACCAGCTGCGCTTCTTCGCGGGCGCCGCCCGGCTGCTGGAGGGCCGTTCGGCCGGCGAGTACATGGCGAACATGACCAGCTACGTGCGCCGCGAGCCGATCGGCGTCTGCGCGCAGGTCACGCCGTGGAACTACCCGCTGCTGATGGCGGTGTGGAAGTTCGCGCCGGCGATCGCCGCGGGCAACACCGTGGTCCTCAAGCCGTCGGACACCACGCCGATGTCCACCCTGCTGCTGGCCGAGATCGCCGCCGAGTTCCTGCCGCCGGGCGTGCTGAACGTGGTCTGCGGCGACCGCGACACGGGCCGCGCTCTGGTCGCGCACCCGACCCCGGCGCTGGTCTCCATCACCGGCTCCACCCGGGCCGGCTCCGAGGTCGCCGCGTCGGCCGCGCCCGCGCTCAAGCGCACGCACCTGGAGCTCGGCGGCAAGGCCCCGGTGATGGTGTTCGACGACGCCGACATCGCCGCGGCCGCCGAGGGCATCGCGATCGCCGGGTTCTTCAACGCCGGCCAGGACTGCACGGCGGCCACCCGGGTGCTGGTCACCGAGGGGGCGTACGACGCGTTCGTGGAAGCCCTCACCGAGCAGGCCCGCAACCTCAAGACGGGCGCACCCGACGACGAGGACGTGCTCTACGGCCCGCTCAACAACGCCAACCAGCTCGCCAAGGTCACCGGCTTCATCGAGCGCCTGCCCGCGCACGCCCGTGTCACCACCGGCGGCGAGCGCGTGGGCGACCGGGGATGGTTCTTCGCGCCGACCGTCGTGGCGGACCTGGTCCAGGGCGACGAGATCGTGACCGACGAGGTGTTCGGCCCGGTCATCACCGTGCAGAAGGTCGCCGACGAGGCCGAGGCGCTGCGTCACGCCAACGACTGCCGCTACGGGCTGGCCTCCAGCGTCTGGACCGCCGACCACGGCCGGGCGATGCGGCTGAGCAAGCGGCTGGACTTCGGCTGCGTGTGGGTGAACACCCACATCCCGCTGGTCGCAGAGATGCCGCACGGCGGTTTCAAGCAGTCGGGGTACGGCAAGGACCTGTCCGCGTACGGCCTGGAGGACTACACCCGGGTCAAGCACGTCATGCACAACATCGGAGAATGA